The genome window TGGCCTGGCTGAACATCATCGCCATCCTGATGCTGCAGAAGGTCGCCTTCAAGTGCCTGCGCGACTACGAGGCCCAGAAGAAGGCCGGCAAGGACCCGCAGTTCGACCCGGTGGCGCTGGGCATCGCCAACGCCCACTACTGGGAACAGCGCAAGGCCTCCCCGCGTCAGGGCAAGGAGACGACGGAGGTCGCCTGATCACTGCTTGCCCGACTTGTCGGGCGCGCGCAGGATCGCCAGCACCACGATGGCGAACAGCGCGCTGAGCACCGCCGTCGCCTCGCGGCCCATGCCGGCCGCGATGCCGATGGCGGCGGTGGTCCAGACGCTGGCGGCGGTGGTCAGCCCCTTGATGTCGTCCTTGTCGTTGTGCTTGAGGATGGCGCCGGCGCCCAGGAAGCCGATGCCGGCGGTGACACCCTGCAGTACCCGCGACAGGTCCGAGACTTCCATGCCCGCCTGCAACGGGATCAGCACGAAGAGCGCCGAGCCCATCGACACCATCATGTGGGTGCGCAGGCCGGCCGAGGCGCCCACCCGCTCTCGCTCGTAGCCGAGCAGCCCGCCCAGCACCAGGGCCACCAGCAGGCGCACCACGATGCGGGTGATGTCTTCCACATTGCCCAAATCAGAAAATTCCTGCTGGACCGTTGCCCAGCTACGTGTCCACCACACCTTGTCCGCTCCAAAATGTTCTTATTGCTGACATGATGCCAAGTTGACGGCAGAGCTGTCGCCATGTTGGCGGGCAGGAGCCTGGCCGCGCAGACGCCTAGTCCTGTTTCTGCGCGTGGGCCGAGGCGCAGGCCACCACGCCGCCCACCAGCAGGGCCATGGCGGCCCATTCCAGCGCGCCGGGCCAGCGCGCTTCCCAGAGGAAGCCGTAGAGCGAGGCGAACAGGGTCTCGAAGACGATCATCTGGCCCACCAGGGTCAGGGGCAGGACCCGGCTGGCCACATTCCACAGGGCGTTGCCGAGGATCGAGCAGCAGATGGCCACGCTGGTGACCAGGCCGGCGAAATGCAGCCACTGGGCGCCGCTGTGGCTCCCCATGCCGCCCGCGAAGGCCGGCACCGCCAGCACCAGGGCCTCGAGGCCGGTCACCACCCCGACCAGCAGATTCCATTCGTTGCCCGACACGCCCTCCAGGCGCGCCAGCCAGCGGCTGTTGTGGACCGCGAAGATGGTCCAGGAGACCAGCGCGCCGAAGGCGCAGCCCAGGGCCAGCAGGGAAGCGACCCCGCCCGTGGACAGCGACTGCCAGCCGATGCAGGCCAGGCCCGCCGCGCTCAGCAGCAGGGAGGGCGCCAGGCGGCGCAGCGGCAGCGCATGGCGCTCGCGGCTGCCGACAAGGGTCACCGCGATCGGCAGCAGGCCGATCACCAGCGAAGGCATGGCCACCCCGCCTTCCCGCACCGCCGTGGCGAGGAACACGTAATAGATGATGTTGCCGGTGAAGGCGAGAAAGAGCAGGGCGCGCCACTCGCGCCAGCCGAGCAGCCCCAGCAGGCGGCGCCAAGCGGGGGCGATCAGCACCGCCGCCACCAGGCCGTAGGCCAGGTAGCGCCCGGCGGACAGCTGCAGCGGCAGGAAGCCCGGCGCCAGCTTGGGCGCCAGGAAGACCAGGCCCCACAGGGCCCCGGCCAGGATGCTCGCGCCGATGCCGAGCGGGGTATTGTTGACGACCATGAAGCATCTCCTGAAAGTGGAGATTCTGGCCGCCGGGAAGAGAAATATCTTGGCGCCGTCTACTGCGTTTTGTGCACAGGCTCGCCGGAGTTGGCCGCGTGCGGGTCGGCGCTCCGATGTGCGCTTCGATGTGAAGGCCGATGTGCGCGCCGATAAGCGGCCGGCGTGGTGTCCAGCGCCAGGCGCATGGCGCGGGTCAGGCCGCTCTGGTCGGCGAAGCCGGCGGCCAGGGCGATGTCGGCGATCGGACGGGCGCTGCCGGCCAGCCAGGCGCAGGCCAGTTCCAGCCGCCGCGCCGCCAGCCAGGCGCGCGGGCTGGCGCCCAGCTCTTCGCGGAACAGGGCGTGCAGGCGGCTGGCCGAGAGACCCGCCACGCGCGCCATCCGCTCCACATCCCAGGGCAGGCCAGGCTCGGCCTCGATGCGCGCCGTCAGGGCCGCCAGGCGCGACAGCGGCTGGGGCGCTTCCTGGGCCAGGGTGTCGAGCAGCAGCGGGGCCCAGCCTTGCACGGTGGCGGCCGGGCCGCTGCCGCCCACGATGCCCATGAACTCGACCAGCTTGCGGGCCGCCGGGCCGATGGTGGGGAAGGGGCGTTCCAGCAGGCGCTGCCAGGGGCCGCGCGCCAGCACGCCGGCGTCGAGGTCGAGGATCAGGGACTGGTTGCCGGCCTCGCCGGCCTGCGCGTGCCAGGCGCCGGGCGCGATCAGCGCGCCGCGCAGCGCGTCGAGGCGGCCGGCGCGGCCTTCGATCTCGAGGGCAAGGCCGCCCCGCAGCGGCAGGACCAGCTGGGCGTAGGCATGGCGGTCGGGGTCGCCCAGCGCGCCGTAGCTGCGCAGGTGCAGCGCGAACGGAGAAGGGGAGCTCATCGCCGGTCCGCCCTGGCGCCTCAGGCCATCGGACTGCACACGTCGGTGCCGGCCGCGAGCGCCTTGAGCTTGACCGGATCGAGCAGCCTGACTTCGCGCTTGTCGACCTCGATCCAGCCCTGTTTCTTGAAGCGCGACAGCAGGCGGCTGACGCTTTCGATGGTCAGGCCGAGGTAGTTGCCGATGTCTTCGCGCGACATGCGCAGCTGGAAGCCGTTGGGCGAATAGCCGCGCGCGGCGTAGCGCGCCGACAGGTTCACCAGGAACACGGCGAAGCGCTGCTCGGCGCGCATGTTACCCAGCAGCAGCATGACGTTCTGCTCGCGCGTGATCTCCTGGCTCATGATGCGGTGGAAGTGGCGCAGCAGGGCCGGCACTTCGCCGAACAGTTCTTCCAGGCGCGAGAAGGGGATCTCGCAAACTTCCGAGTCTTCCAGGGCCACCGCGTCGCAATGGTGGCTGCCGCTGATGGCGTCCATGCCGAGCAGCTCGCCGGCCATCTGGAAGCCGGTGATCTGGGCTTCGCC of Massilia sp. KIM contains these proteins:
- a CDS encoding MgtC/SapB family protein, whose amino-acid sequence is MGNVEDITRIVVRLLVALVLGGLLGYERERVGASAGLRTHMMVSMGSALFVLIPLQAGMEVSDLSRVLQGVTAGIGFLGAGAILKHNDKDDIKGLTTAASVWTTAAIGIAAGMGREATAVLSALFAIVVLAILRAPDKSGKQ
- a CDS encoding DMT family transporter, encoding MVVNNTPLGIGASILAGALWGLVFLAPKLAPGFLPLQLSAGRYLAYGLVAAVLIAPAWRRLLGLLGWREWRALLFLAFTGNIIYYVFLATAVREGGVAMPSLVIGLLPIAVTLVGSRERHALPLRRLAPSLLLSAAGLACIGWQSLSTGGVASLLALGCAFGALVSWTIFAVHNSRWLARLEGVSGNEWNLLVGVVTGLEALVLAVPAFAGGMGSHSGAQWLHFAGLVTSVAICCSILGNALWNVASRVLPLTLVGQMIVFETLFASLYGFLWEARWPGALEWAAMALLVGGVVACASAHAQKQD
- a CDS encoding AraC family transcriptional regulator is translated as MSSPSPFALHLRSYGALGDPDRHAYAQLVLPLRGGLALEIEGRAGRLDALRGALIAPGAWHAQAGEAGNQSLILDLDAGVLARGPWQRLLERPFPTIGPAARKLVEFMGIVGGSGPAATVQGWAPLLLDTLAQEAPQPLSRLAALTARIEAEPGLPWDVERMARVAGLSASRLHALFREELGASPRAWLAARRLELACAWLAGSARPIADIALAAGFADQSGLTRAMRLALDTTPAAYRRAHRPSHRSAHRSADPHAANSGEPVHKTQ
- the fnr gene encoding fumarate/nitrate reduction transcriptional regulator Fnr — encoded protein: MTQTVSFKSDQPVNIQAIKASCSACSMHQLCLPMGLEDADINRLDQIIGRRRRLERDERLYQMGEPFRNLYAVRFGHFKTYQVNAAGEAQITGFQMAGELLGMDAISGSHHCDAVALEDSEVCEIPFSRLEELFGEVPALLRHFHRIMSQEITREQNVMLLLGNMRAEQRFAVFLVNLSARYAARGYSPNGFQLRMSREDIGNYLGLTIESVSRLLSRFKKQGWIEVDKREVRLLDPVKLKALAAGTDVCSPMA